TCATCTACTATTCGATGTTCGGGTTCCAGCGGATCGGAGATCTGGTTTGGGCGTTCGCCGACGCGCGCGGCAAGGGCTTCCTCATCGGCGGCACGGCCGGACGCACCACGCTCAACGGCGAAGGGCTCCAACACGAAGACGGCCACAGTCCGGTGCTCGCTTCCACCGTGCCCAACTGCCTCACCTACGATCCCGCCTATGCCTACGAGATCGCCGTGATCGTTCAGGACGGCATCCGGCGGATGTATGAGAACGACGAGCCCATCTTCTATTACCTGACCGTCTACAACGAGTTCTACACGATGCCGCCGATGCCCGAGGGAGAGGGCGTGCGCGAGGGCATCCTGCGCGGGATCTACAAGTTCAAGGCGGCGGCGAACGGCCCGGCTACGGTGCAACTGTTCGGCAGCGGCCCGATTCTGAACCATGCCGTGGCGGCGCAGGGGATTCTGGCCGAGCGCTACGGGATCGCGGCGGACGTGTGGAGCGTCACCAGTTACAACGAACTGCGGCGCGAGGCGCTCGACACCGAACGGTGGAACCGGCTGCATCCCACCGAGCAGCCGCGGCAGCCGTTCCTACGCCGCGCGCTCGAAGGCGCTGAAGGGCCGATCGTCGCGGCGTCGGACTACATGAAGATCGTGCCGGACCAGGTCGCGCCTTGGCTCGACGGGCGTCTCGTTTCGCTCGGCACGGACGGCTTCGGACGCTCCGAGAACCGCGACGTGCTGCGCGGCTACTTCGAGATCAACGCCGCCTCGATCGTGACGGCGGCGCTTTCGCGCCTGGCGCGCGAAGGCAAGTTCGACGGCGAGCGGGCGCGCCAGGCATTCGCGGAACTGGGCGTCAACACCGAGGGTCCGAACCCGGCGATGAACTAGCGTGGCTGCAGCGCAGCCGGGCCCGGAAGCCCTCCGGCTCAAGGAAGCGATTAACCACAACGACCTCGCCGAGGTCCAGCGGATGATGATCGCGAATCCCGCGTTGCACAGTGCTCCCATCGGCTACGGCGGCGACGGCGCGCTCACCTGGCTGGCCGAGTGCCGCGTGCCGCGCGTCCCTCCCGATGCCACGCGCCTCGCCATGGCGCAGTGGATGATCGACAACGGGTCCGACCCCAACCAGGACGGCGGCGGACCGCTCGGACGCGCCGCGCTCGACGCCATGCGGATCCCGATGATGGAACTGCTGGTTGCCAACGGCGCCGATGTCAACATCGTTTGGCGTGACAATTGGCCGATCCTCACCTCGCCGTGCGAAACGCTTGACCCGGTGATGATGCGCTGGCTCATCGAGCATGGCGCCGACCCCAACTTCGGCGATCGGCCGAAGCTCGGCACGGCGCTCGATTATCTGCTGGGCGCTTACGGGCGGGACCCCGTGGCGTTGAAGGAGTGCATCGACATCCTCCTGGCGGCGGGTGGACGCACGCGGCATGACCGGCCCGGCGTCCTGGCCGTGATCCGCGGACGCATCGACGAGCTCGCTGGGCTGATCGACGCCGATCCGGCCCTCGTAGAAGCCCGCTACCCGGGGCTCGATATCGGCACCACGGCTGCACGGATGCTGACGCTGAAGGGTGCGACGCTGTTGCACGCCGCTACCGAGTTCGGGGAGATGGAGGCCGCGCAACTGCTCGTCGCGCGGGGGGCGAATGTCAACGCCCGGGCCTTGGTTGACGAATCCGGCGTGGGCGGGCAGACGCCGCTGTTCCATGCGGCTACGCAACGCGACGATCGCGGCCTCCCGATGGTCCGCTTCCTGGTGGAACACGGCGCGGACCTCTCCGTGCGCGCGCGAGTCCCCGGTTACTACGAGCGCCTGGACGAGGTGCTCGACGTTACCGCGCTCGAGTACGCGGTGCTGTTCCCCGGCGACGGCGGACCCACACAACGGTACCTGCGCGAATGCAGCGCCGCGTGACCCGCCGTACCCTACTTTCGACGGCATTCGCGGCGCCCTCTCCACGCCCGAACGTCCTGCTCCTCCTCGCCGACTCGTGGCGCGGCCAAGCAATGCCGGCCGAAGATCCCAACCTCCAGGCGCCGAACCTCGCCCGGTTGATGCGCGAAGGCGCGGTCTGTACGCGAGCCTACACAAGCTACGCTGTTTGCTGCCCCGCCCGGGCGTCCCTCTGGACGGGTCTGTCTCCACGCGATGCGGGTGTCACCCGCAACCATTCCCTGCTCCCGCTCGACCGGCCGACAATGTCGCAAGCCTTCCGCGATGCCGGCTACCGTACCGGCTACATCGGCAAGTGGCGCCTCGACGGCGGCGAAAATCCTGGGTTCGTTCCCCCGGATCGCCGCCGCGGCTTCGACTACTGGGCAGCGTTCAACGTGCAGCACCGGCAGTATGGCGGCGTCTACTTTCGCGATACAGCGGAGCCCGTTCCGTTCCGGGGGTTCGAACCGGACGAGGAGACCGATCTGGCGCTCGATTTCCTGCGCGCGGGTGGCCGCGATCCGTTCTTCCTCTGCGTATCCTGGGTGGCGCCGCACGCGCCCTACACGCCTCCCGATGGGTTCGCGCCGGGGCCGCGAACCATCCGCCTTCGTCCCAATATTCCTGAGCCGGCAGCCGCCGCCGCCCGAGCGGATCTCGCCGGATACTACGGGCTGTGCCGCGCTGTCGACCGGAATATCGGCCGGCTGCTCGCCGCGCTCGGACGCTCCGGCGCGGCTCGCGACACGATCGTCGTCTTCACCTCGGACCACGGCCATATGCTCCACTCGCACGGCCACGATGCGATCGACATGCCGTACGAGGAGGCCGTACGGATCCCACTCGTCTTTCGCTTCCCCCGCCGCCTCGGGCGCCGCCGCGTTGGCGCGCCGTTCTCGATCATGGATCTTGCTCCCACGCTGTTGAGCCTCTGCGGTCTCCCTCCCCTGAAAGACTCGGACGGCGTGGACTTGCGCCCCGCGCTGGCCGGGGGCGCGCCGATCCGTCGAGACGTCATCCACGCCGAAGGCGGCGCTATCGAGGGGGTCGAGTGGCGAATGGAGCTACGGGGTAGCCGCAAGCGAGTCACCGATGCGGGCGGCGATCTCACCCACGAGTTCGATCTCGCCAAGGACCCCTACGAAGTCCACAATCTTCACTCTGAGCGCAAGGCGTCGGTTGGATTCACGCTCACCGCGCGAAGGGAAGGCGCCACGGCGGCCGCGACCGCAACCGCGCCAAGTACGCAGGCCACGATCGCATAGTTGAGAGGATCGGAGGGCTTGAGGCCGGCGATAAGGAACATCGCGAGGGGCTTGGTGACGAACACCGCCACCGCCGCTCCCATCGTCACTCCCGCGCCGGCGATCCAGGCCGTGTCCTGCACCACGAGCCCAACAACATCGCGCCGCTGCGCCCCGAGCGCCATTCGCACGCCGATTTCACGTACGCGGCGCGCCACGCCGTACGCCAGGACGCCGTACAAACCCACCGAAGCCAAGACGAGCCCCATGAGTCCGATGGCGCCCATGAGCCCGGCGCCGATCTGGCTCGGCAGCATGGCGATGCCCATCGCACGGCTCATCGGTCTCACCTCGACCGCCGCGGAACGGTCGAGCGCCGAAAGAACGCCGCGGACGTCGTTGACGATTGACTCGGGCGCCGCCGTCCGGATCAGCAATTCGATGCGGAAGCGCCGGTCTCCGTCGCGCACGACGTAGGGCTCGTACGACGCTGCTTTGTCGTCTTCGCCGATGGTCATGAACTTGGAGTTCGCGCACACGCCGGCCACCGTCATTCGCGAGTCGCCGCCGAAGTCCAGGACGCGCCCGACTACGGCGACCGTGCCCCAAACGCGCTCAGCGAACGCGCGGTTGACGATGATCGCACGGGCGCCGGCGTGTTCGTCGCCGGGCTCGAACTCCCGCCCGGCGAGGATGGGGATTCCGGCGGCGCGGAAATAGTCCGGCGTCACGTAGTTGTGAACCCGCTGGACCCGGTGCTTCTTCGGATCGCCGGCGACGGAAAACGTCCCGCCGCGGGTCTCCTGATCCTGGAACGGGACCACAGCCGCGGCGGCGGCTCTTTCCACACCCGGTATCGCCCGCACGGCCGCCAGGGCCTCGGCATGCGTTTGCGTGAGGCGCGCATCGGTGGCGTAGCGCTCGGGCACCACGCGCATGTTCGCGTAGACCAGCCGGTCCACGTCGAAGCCCGGACTCATCGACGACGAACGCGCCAGGTTGCGGAGAAACAGCACCGCGACGGCGAGCACAACGAACGTCACGGCGACCTGTCCGCCGACCATTGCCGATCGCAGCCGCGCGCCCGATCCGGTCTCGCGCGAGCCATGAATGGCGCCCGCCCAGCGCGCGGCCTTGAGCGCCGGAAGAAGTCCCGCCACGATCGCGCAGGCGACAGCCACCGCGGCGGCGTAGACGAGCAGCCTCCAGTCCGGCTCGACGCGGACATAGACCGGCGCCGGAAGCGGCAGCCGCAGTTGATTGAGCATCCTCGTGAGGACGAGATTCAGACTGATGCCCGCGGCGGTGGCGATGGCGGCGAGCAGCAGGGACTCGGCCAGTAGCTGCCGCACGAGCCGGCTTCGTCCGGCGCCGAGACTGAGCCGGACGGCGAGTTCCTGCCTCCGCGCCGAAGCACGCGCCAGCAGCAGGCTCGCCACGTTGATGCAGGCAATCAGCAGCACGAGGTCAACCGCGGCCATCAGCATGGCGAAGAACACGGCCACGGTTCCGATGCTGTTGCTCTTGATGCGCTGAATGCTGGTGAGTCCGTTGACGCGGATATCGGCGGCGCGTTTGTAGCCGCCGGGCAAGGCGCGGTCGAGCCGCGCAGCCACGGCGCGTGTTTGTTCCCTGGCGGCGGCATGGCTGACGCCTTCCGGAAGGCGGCCGTACAGCTCGATCCGCATCGTTTCGTTCGTGAGCGGCAGGTAAAGATCCGGCTCGAAGCCGAAGCCGGTGAGGCAGCGGTGGCCTTCGGGCAGGATGCCGGCGATCGTGTGCGCGCGGCCGTCGATGGTGAGGATGCGGGAAAGCGCGGCCGGGTCTCCGCCGAGTCGGCTCCGCCAGAAGCGATGCGTGATCACGGCGGCGTCGCGGTCACCCGGAACGATGCCGCGGCCGGCCGCCACCGGCACGCCGAGCACCTCGAAGAAGTCTCCGGTCACGAGAAAGGTTTGCAGCCGCAGACTCGCGTCGCCCGCGTTCCAGTTTGCCTCGCCATGGTGGTATCCGGCCAGGCCGTCGTAGACGCCGGATTCCCGCAGGTACCGGACTTCTTCGGGAGAAGCGTGACTGTTGCCGCCGACGCGGATGTGGGCTATGCGCGCCGGGTCGCGGACCGAGGGTTCGCTAAACAGAAACTCCGCGGCGAGGCTGAACATCGCCGTGTTGAGGCCGATGCCCAGTGCGAGCGAGGCGACGGCGGTGACCGTGAACGCCTTGTCGCGGACCAGGGCGCGGGCGCCGTAGCGGAGGTCCCGGGCGAGATCCTCGATCCAGCCGAGCCGCCAGGCGTCGCGCGATTCCTCAATGGCCGCGGCGGCGCTGCCGATCTCTCGAGCGGCCTGCGCGGCCGCTTCGCGGGGCGGCCGTCCGGCGGCTTCGAGCTCCGCGGCCCGCTCCTCGCGATGGAAGCGGATTTCTTCGGCCGCGTCGTCGCCGGGGTTTCCGGCGAGGCGTGCGGCGAGCTTGCGAAACCATTCCATCGCTTTTCCTCAGGCGTTCTTCATGACCAGTTGAATGCCGCGCACCAGACGTTCGAACTCGCGGCTTTCCTCTTCGAGTTGCTTCCGTCCAGCGGGCGTGAGTTTGTAGAAACGCGCCTTGCGGTTGGTTTCCGACACGCCCCACGACGCGGTGAGCCAGCCTTTGGCAAGCATGCGGTTGAGGGCCGGGTACAGCGACCCCTCCTCCACCGCCAGGGCGTCGGCGGAAACGTCCTTGATGCGGCGTGCGATGGCGTAGCCGTGCATCGGCCCGCCGGCGAGCGCTCGCAGCACGAGCATGTAGAGCGTGCCTGGGAGAAATTCGGGGTTGGTGGACGGCGGCATCGATTCCCTTGTCTGAACTATATATAGTCTGGACAAGGGAAGAAGTCAAGAGCAGTCCGATACACTGAGGTTGTGACGCGAAGACGATGGTTTCAAGCGCTGACGGCCGGCCTGGCCGGCAGGATCGGTGGCGCGGCCGAGGATCGCGATCTGGGTGTCGTCCATGCGGGCAATCCGGTGCGCGCGGTGGCGTTCGGCGATTTCGGCTACGACGGGCACGATTCCGGGCAGCGGAAAGTGGCCGAGGCGATCGAGCGCCGGCACCGGGAGACCCGGTTCCATTTCGGCCTCACGCTCGGCGACAACTTCTACCCGCGTGGCGTAAAGAGCGTCCACGATCCGAAATGGAAGGAGATCTGGGAGGCCGACTACGGCAAACTGCGGATTCCTTTCTACGCCACGCTCGGCAATCACGACTACATGGGAAACGAGCAGGCGCAGGTGGAGTACACGGCGCGGAGCGAGTCGTGGAAGATGCCATTCCGGTACTACACCTTCGCGGCCGGTCCGGTTCGTTTCTTCGCGCTCGATACCGACGAGGGAACGGCCAAGCACTGGTTTTTTCAATCCGCGTGGTCAGACCGGCAGGCCGAATGGCTGGACGAACAACTGGCGAAACACGCGGCCGCGCGATGGAAGATCGTCTACGGACACCACCCGATTTTTTCGGATGGGCATCACGGCGATGAAAAGAGGCTACAAAAGAAGCTCCTGCCGATTCTCGAAAAACACAAGGTGGATTTGTATCTATGCGGCCATGAGCATGACTTGCAGCACCACGAATCGAACGGGATCGATTTCGTCATCGCCGGAGGCGGCGGCAAGGACACCCGATCGGTGGCTGCGCGACGGGCGCGCTACGCCGAGGGACGGCATGGATTCCTGGAGATCAAGGCGACCGAAGCCCTGGTGGAGGCGCGGCTCACCGCTCTCGACGGATCGCTACTGCACGGAGTGAAACGGGAAAAGGCGGGATCCTAACCGCGGTCGCGGACGAACTCGTAGCGTTCGAGCGTCGCGGCCACGTTGAACGGGCGCTCTTGCGGCTGCGCGCTGCGGCCGCCGCGCGGTTCGGTCCGGATGATTGTACCGACGCAGTGGAGACGCGTGCCGCGTGGATCGCGGCCCGTGGGCAGCGTCAGGAAGTACTCCAGTGGATCACCGACGGCGAGCTGGGATTCCGTGCTGAACAACACTCCTCCGGAACTGACGTTCCTGGTTTCTGAAGTCTTGCCCAGCGGCGACGACCCGGAACGGACGAGTTCAATTGGGAGGCGCAACTCGAAGCGTTGATTCCGGCGCTGATCGGTTTGGAGCATTCTATTCACAACTCTATAACTTAAGCGGCAACAGGTCAATAGAT
This DNA window, taken from Bryobacteraceae bacterium, encodes the following:
- a CDS encoding ADOP family duplicated permease, with the translated sequence MEWFRKLAARLAGNPGDDAAEEIRFHREERAAELEAAGRPPREAAAQAAREIGSAAAAIEESRDAWRLGWIEDLARDLRYGARALVRDKAFTVTAVASLALGIGLNTAMFSLAAEFLFSEPSVRDPARIAHIRVGGNSHASPEEVRYLRESGVYDGLAGYHHGEANWNAGDASLRLQTFLVTGDFFEVLGVPVAAGRGIVPGDRDAAVITHRFWRSRLGGDPAALSRILTIDGRAHTIAGILPEGHRCLTGFGFEPDLYLPLTNETMRIELYGRLPEGVSHAAAREQTRAVAARLDRALPGGYKRAADIRVNGLTSIQRIKSNSIGTVAVFFAMLMAAVDLVLLIACINVASLLLARASARRQELAVRLSLGAGRSRLVRQLLAESLLLAAIATAAGISLNLVLTRMLNQLRLPLPAPVYVRVEPDWRLLVYAAAVAVACAIVAGLLPALKAARWAGAIHGSRETGSGARLRSAMVGGQVAVTFVVLAVAVLFLRNLARSSSMSPGFDVDRLVYANMRVVPERYATDARLTQTHAEALAAVRAIPGVERAAAAAVVPFQDQETRGGTFSVAGDPKKHRVQRVHNYVTPDYFRAAGIPILAGREFEPGDEHAGARAIIVNRAFAERVWGTVAVVGRVLDFGGDSRMTVAGVCANSKFMTIGEDDKAASYEPYVVRDGDRRFRIELLIRTAAPESIVNDVRGVLSALDRSAAVEVRPMSRAMGIAMLPSQIGAGLMGAIGLMGLVLASVGLYGVLAYGVARRVREIGVRMALGAQRRDVVGLVVQDTAWIAGAGVTMGAAVAVFVTKPLAMFLIAGLKPSDPLNYAIVACVLGAVAVAAAVAPSLRAVSVNPTDALRSE
- a CDS encoding PadR family transcriptional regulator; its protein translation is MPPSTNPEFLPGTLYMLVLRALAGGPMHGYAIARRIKDVSADALAVEEGSLYPALNRMLAKGWLTASWGVSETNRKARFYKLTPAGRKQLEEESREFERLVRGIQLVMKNA
- a CDS encoding metallophosphoesterase; the protein is MTRRRWFQALTAGLAGRIGGAAEDRDLGVVHAGNPVRAVAFGDFGYDGHDSGQRKVAEAIERRHRETRFHFGLTLGDNFYPRGVKSVHDPKWKEIWEADYGKLRIPFYATLGNHDYMGNEQAQVEYTARSESWKMPFRYYTFAAGPVRFFALDTDEGTAKHWFFQSAWSDRQAEWLDEQLAKHAAARWKIVYGHHPIFSDGHHGDEKRLQKKLLPILEKHKVDLYLCGHEHDLQHHESNGIDFVIAGGGGKDTRSVAARRARYAEGRHGFLEIKATEALVEARLTALDGSLLHGVKREKAGS
- a CDS encoding PilZ domain-containing protein, which gives rise to MLQTDQRRNQRFELRLPIELVRSGSSPLGKTSETRNVSSGGVLFSTESQLAVGDPLEYFLTLPTGRDPRGTRLHCVGTIIRTEPRGGRSAQPQERPFNVAATLERYEFVRDRG
- a CDS encoding ankyrin repeat domain-containing protein; protein product: MAAAQPGPEALRLKEAINHNDLAEVQRMMIANPALHSAPIGYGGDGALTWLAECRVPRVPPDATRLAMAQWMIDNGSDPNQDGGGPLGRAALDAMRIPMMELLVANGADVNIVWRDNWPILTSPCETLDPVMMRWLIEHGADPNFGDRPKLGTALDYLLGAYGRDPVALKECIDILLAAGGRTRHDRPGVLAVIRGRIDELAGLIDADPALVEARYPGLDIGTTAARMLTLKGATLLHAATEFGEMEAAQLLVARGANVNARALVDESGVGGQTPLFHAATQRDDRGLPMVRFLVEHGADLSVRARVPGYYERLDEVLDVTALEYAVLFPGDGGPTQRYLRECSAA
- a CDS encoding sulfatase-like hydrolase/transferase; amino-acid sequence: MQRRVTRRTLLSTAFAAPSPRPNVLLLLADSWRGQAMPAEDPNLQAPNLARLMREGAVCTRAYTSYAVCCPARASLWTGLSPRDAGVTRNHSLLPLDRPTMSQAFRDAGYRTGYIGKWRLDGGENPGFVPPDRRRGFDYWAAFNVQHRQYGGVYFRDTAEPVPFRGFEPDEETDLALDFLRAGGRDPFFLCVSWVAPHAPYTPPDGFAPGPRTIRLRPNIPEPAAAAARADLAGYYGLCRAVDRNIGRLLAALGRSGAARDTIVVFTSDHGHMLHSHGHDAIDMPYEEAVRIPLVFRFPRRLGRRRVGAPFSIMDLAPTLLSLCGLPPLKDSDGVDLRPALAGGAPIRRDVIHAEGGAIEGVEWRMELRGSRKRVTDAGGDLTHEFDLAKDPYEVHNLHSERKASVGFTLTARREGATAAATATAPSTQATIA